DNA from Asanoa sp. WMMD1127:
CCTGCCCGAGCAGCTGATCCGCGTACGCACGACGAAGGCGCCCGTCGATCGACGGGCGTCTTTGTTGCCAGAAGCTTTCGGATAGGTGAAACTGGATACATGCTTGTTGCACCGGCAGTGCAGATATCTGCGCTGCTGCGTGGGCGGGCACGCGAGCTCGCCGCGATCGGCCAGCTGCTGCGCCGCGCGGCCGACGGCGCCGGCGGCGCGCTGGTGCTCGAGGGCGACCCGGGGTCCGGCCGCAGCGCGCTGCTCGCCCATGCGGTGCGGCAGGCCCCCGGCTTCGACCGGATCCCCGTCCTCGGCCTGCCCGGCGAGACCGACCTGCCCTACGCGGCGCTGCACCGGCTGCCCGTGCCGCCACCGGTCCGCCGGCCGCGGACGGCCGACCAGCGGCTGCGGCTGTGCACCCGGGTGCTCGACGCGGTCGTCGCCCGCAGCCGTCGCCGGCCGGTGCTCGTCGTGGTCGACGACGCCGACCTGGTCGACCCGCCGTCGCTCGAGGTGCTGGCGTTCGTCGCCCGGCGCTGCGGTGACCACGCGGTCGCGATGGTCTTCGCCGGCGCCGCCGGGCCACCGGTCGACGGGGCGGCGCTGCGGCTCGCGCCGCTGGATCCGGCCACCGCCGGTGACGTGCTGGCCGACCACGGTCTCGGTGGGCCGCTCGCGGAGGTGCTGGTCGGGCTGGCCCGCGGCAACCCGGCGGCGTTGCACGACCTGATCCGGGCCCTGACGCCCGAGCAGCGCCGCGGCGCCGAGCCACCGCCGGCCGGGCTGCCGGCCGACGGTGCACTCCGCCGGGCGTACCGGACGCGGTTGCGGTCCCTGCCCCCGGCCACCCGGCGCGCGCTGCTGCTGGTCGCCCTCGACGACGCGCTGGACCCGGCGGTGCTCGCCCGGCTCGGGGGCGGCGCCCTGGCCGCGGCCGAGCGGGCCGGGCTGGTCCGCGGCACGGAGCTCGCGCATCCGGCGGTCCGTGAGGTGATCCGCGACGAGGCCACGCTGGCCGAGCGCCAGCGGGCCCACCGCACGCTGGCCCGGCTGCTCACCGGCGACGCGCACCGGCTGCGCCGGCTCCTGCACCTGGCCGCCGCGACGCCGCCACCCAACGCCGCGCTGGCCGACGAGATCGAACGCGCGGCGGAGTCCGTCGTGGACTGCCGGGTCGGCGCGGTGGCGTTGGAGCGGGCGGCCGAGCTCAGCCCCGACGCCGGCCCGGCGTCCGCCCGGCGGGTCGCGGCCGCCCGCTACGCGTGGCTCGGTGGCGACCCCGCGCGCGCCCGCCGCCTGCTGGCCCGTTCCGGCGCCACCGGCTCGCTGCTCGCGGGCGAGATCGCGCTGCGCGGCGGCACCGCCGGCCAGGCGCTGGAGCTGCTGCTCGCGGCCGCCGACGAGCTGGCCCCCGCCCGGCCCGACCAGGCCTGGCGGGCGCTCGTGCTGGCCGGAGAGGCGGTCTGCCTCGACGGTGACCACGGGCGCTACCGCGAGGTGCTCCGCCGTGCCGTCCGGCTGCGGCGCGCCGGTCTGGTCGAGCCGGTCCGCGCGGCCCAGGTCGCCGGTCTCGCCGCCGTGCTCCGCGGTGACCACGAGCGGGGCCGGCCGGCGTTGCGATCGGTCCTCGAACTGTCCACCTCGGACCCGGACGTGCTGATCTCCGCCGCCGCGGCCGGCCTGCTGCTGG
Protein-coding regions in this window:
- a CDS encoding helix-turn-helix transcriptional regulator; protein product: MQISALLRGRARELAAIGQLLRRAADGAGGALVLEGDPGSGRSALLAHAVRQAPGFDRIPVLGLPGETDLPYAALHRLPVPPPVRRPRTADQRLRLCTRVLDAVVARSRRRPVLVVVDDADLVDPPSLEVLAFVARRCGDHAVAMVFAGAAGPPVDGAALRLAPLDPATAGDVLADHGLGGPLAEVLVGLARGNPAALHDLIRALTPEQRRGAEPPPAGLPADGALRRAYRTRLRSLPPATRRALLLVALDDALDPAVLARLGGGALAAAERAGLVRGTELAHPAVREVIRDEATLAERQRAHRTLARLLTGDAHRLRRLLHLAAATPPPNAALADEIERAAESVVDCRVGAVALERAAELSPDAGPASARRVAAARYAWLGGDPARARRLLARSGATGSLLAGEIALRGGTAGQALELLLAAADELAPARPDQAWRALVLAGEAVCLDGDHGRYREVLRRAVRLRRAGLVEPVRAAQVAGLAAVLRGDHERGRPALRSVLELSTSDPDVLISAAAAGLLLGDDTAAHRALERAAELARSSGAVALLPRALELRTFVEYWMGCYGAAAASAAEGVAVARACGQASTAGNLVGLLAVLAALRGDAPECMRWMRELRSASPASRPRALVQWALAVLDLVAGRAGDALRRLVSMADPASGSGTLLIQMTATPHLVEAAATAGDPEAGRSAAEVYDRWAAATGDPTRRALAARCRALLAPRGGAEAVAAFEEALRLHPADGGDFERARTELLLGRELRRARHPRDARPHLHRAAEGFALVDMPVWAAQANAELRAAGDACDLPASLPPGPGLTAQQQRIAHLVAAGATNREVAAQLFLSTRTVDHHLRNIFSRLGVRSRTELARVI